In Nicotiana tabacum cultivar K326 chromosome 11, ASM71507v2, whole genome shotgun sequence, a single window of DNA contains:
- the LOC107812908 gene encoding triacylglycerol lipase 2-like isoform X5, translating to MALMRKLITTSLVVIFFVSSVSAAKNKLQILSDQNDDGICISMVETQGYGCEEHKVTTEDGYILSLQRIPKGISGKAATKPPVLLQHGLLMDGITWLLNPPDQSLAFILADEGYDVWIANTRGTKYSQGHTSLSPQDPEYWEWSWDELVDFDLPATLKYVHDQTGQKLHYVGHSLGLYWLGIHEFDPRGDAVVKLLQKICQDPGNNCSDLMTSFTVTRKGTIEKYDFGSEEENNKHYGQPNPPEYIMANIPNNIPLFFGYGGADYLSDVNDVKTLLNKLQGHNPDKLVLQYREDYAHADFVFGINTKQVVYDPLMAFFKLN from the exons ATGGCTTTAATGAGAAAGCTAATTACTACAAGTTTAGTAGTTATTTtctttgtatcaagtgtttctgCAGCAAAGAATAAATTGCAAATATTGAGTGATCAAAATGATGATGGTATTTGTATATCTATGGTAGAAACTCAAGGCTATGGTTGTGAAGAACATAAG gtgaCAACAGAAGATGGTTATATTCTCAGTTTACAAAGGATTCCTAAGGGAATATCAGGAAAGGCAGCAACTAAGCCACCTGTTCTTCTACAACATGGACTATTGATG GATGGAATTACATGGCTGTTAAATCCTCCAGATCAATCTCTAGCTTTTATTTTAGCAGATGAAGGTTATGATGTTTGGATTGCAAATACAAGAGGAACTAAATATAGCCAAGGGCATACTTCACTTAGTCCTCAAGATCCA GAATATTGGGAATGGTCATGGGATGAATTGGTGGATTTTGATTTACCTGCTACACTAAAATATGTTCATGATCAAACTGGCCAAAAGCTACACTATGTTGGCCATTCTCTG GGTTTGTATTGGTTGGGAATACATGAATTTGATCCAAGAGG AGATGCTGTTGTCAAATTATTGCAAAAAATCTGTCAAGATCCAGGCAACAATTGCAGTGACTTAATGACTTCTTTCACTG TGACAAGAAAAGGGACCATAGAAAAATATGACTTTGGAAGTGAAGAAGAAAACAACAAACACTATGGTCAGCCAAATCCACCTGAATATATAATGGCAAATATCCCAAATAATATCCCTCTTTTCTTTGGCTATGGAGGGGCAGATTATCTTTCTGATGTCAATGATGTGAAAACTTTGCTAAATAAATTGCAAGGTCATAATCCAGACAAACTTGTGCTGCAATACAGAGAAGATTATGCACATGCTGACTTTGTTTTTGGTATTAATACTAAACAAGTTGTATATGATCCTCTAATGGCCTTTTTCAAGCTTAATTGA
- the LOC107783491 gene encoding alkaline ceramidase: MADDISSFWGPVTSTKEWCEPNYVRSSYIAEFFNTISNVPCIILALIGLVNALRQRFEKRFSVLHMSNIILAIGSMIYHATLRQMQQQGDETPMVWEMLLYFYILYSPDWHYKSTMPTFLFLYGALFAIAHSQIRFDIGFMLHYALLCLLCIPRTYKYYIHTEDRSAKQIAKLYVATLLVGAVCWLCDRLFCKDISRWYFNPQGHALWHGLMGFNAYFANTFLMYCRAQQREWNPKIKHFLGFFPYVKIQKPKAQ; this comes from the exons ATGGCAGATGACATTTCAAGCTTTTGGGGTCCTGTAACATCTACCAAAGAGTGGTGTGAGCCAAATTATGTCCGCTCCTCCTATATTGCAGAGTTCTTTAATACCATCTCAAATGTCCCATGTATTATTCTGGCGTTGATTGGTCTTGTGAATGCCCTCAGACAGCGGTTTGAGAAAAGGTTCAGTGTCCTTCATATGTCAAATATAATACTTGCCATAGGGAGCATGATTTATCATGCCACGTTGCGGCAGAT GCAACAGCAAGGTGATGAGACACCCATGGTCTGGGAAATGCTTCTCTATTTTTACATCCTTTATTCACCAGATTGGCATTACAAGAGTACAATGCCCACGTTTTTATTCCTTTACGGTGCACTATTTGCCATTGCGCATTCACAGATTCGCTTTGATATTGGTTTCATGCTACATTATGCACTATTGTGCCTTCTTTGCATTCCTCGCACATATAAGTATTACATTCATACAGAAGACAGATCTGCAAAGCAGATTGCAAAGTTATATGTGGCCACTTTATTAGTCGGAGCTGTTTGCTGGCTGTGTGATCGTCTATTCTGCAAGGACATTTCGCGCTGGTACTTTAATCCACAGGGTCACGCACTATGGCATGGCCTTATGGGTTTTAACGCGTACTTTGCTAATACTTTCTTGATGTATTGTCGCGCTCAGCAAAGAGAATGGAATCCAAAAATCAAGCACTTCCTCGGATTTTTTCCATACGTAAAGATCCAGAAACCAAAAGCTCAGTAG
- the LOC107812908 gene encoding triacylglycerol lipase 2-like isoform X1 encodes MALMRKLITTSLVVIFFVSSVSAAKNKLQILSDQNDDGICISMVETQGYGCEEHKVTTEDGYILSLQRIPKGISGKAATKPPVLLQHGLLMDGITWLLNPPDQSLAFILADEGYDVWIANTRGTKYSQGHTSLSPQDPEYWEWSWDELVDFDLPATLKYVHDQTGQKLHYVGHSLGTLIALAAISQNKLIDMLRSAALLSPIAYLGQLRSPLAKSASKDFIAEGLYWLGIHEFDPRGDAVVKLLQKICQDPGNNCSDLMTSFTGPNCCVNSSRTDIFLEHEPQATATKNMIHIAQSNLTRKGTIEKYDFGSEEENNKHYGQPNPPEYIMANIPNNIPLFFGYGGADYLSDVNDVKTLLNKLQGHNPDKLVLQYREDYAHADFVFGINTKQVVYDPLMAFFKLN; translated from the exons ATGGCTTTAATGAGAAAGCTAATTACTACAAGTTTAGTAGTTATTTtctttgtatcaagtgtttctgCAGCAAAGAATAAATTGCAAATATTGAGTGATCAAAATGATGATGGTATTTGTATATCTATGGTAGAAACTCAAGGCTATGGTTGTGAAGAACATAAG gtgaCAACAGAAGATGGTTATATTCTCAGTTTACAAAGGATTCCTAAGGGAATATCAGGAAAGGCAGCAACTAAGCCACCTGTTCTTCTACAACATGGACTATTGATG GATGGAATTACATGGCTGTTAAATCCTCCAGATCAATCTCTAGCTTTTATTTTAGCAGATGAAGGTTATGATGTTTGGATTGCAAATACAAGAGGAACTAAATATAGCCAAGGGCATACTTCACTTAGTCCTCAAGATCCA GAATATTGGGAATGGTCATGGGATGAATTGGTGGATTTTGATTTACCTGCTACACTAAAATATGTTCATGATCAAACTGGCCAAAAGCTACACTATGTTGGCCATTCTCTG GGGACACTAATTGCATTGGCTGCAATTTCACAAAATAAGTTAATAGACATGTTGAGATCAGCAGCTTTATTAAGTCCTATTGCTTATTTGGGACAGCTGAGATCTCCTCTTGCCAAAAGTGCTTCTAAAGATTTTATAGCTGAA GGTTTGTATTGGTTGGGAATACATGAATTTGATCCAAGAGG AGATGCTGTTGTCAAATTATTGCAAAAAATCTGTCAAGATCCAGGCAACAATTGCAGTGACTTAATGACTTCTTTCACTG GTCCAAATTGCTGTGTAAACTCTTCAAGAACTGATATTTTTCTTGAGCATGAACCACAGGCAACAGCAACAAAAAACATGATCCACATTGCCCAAAGTAATT TGACAAGAAAAGGGACCATAGAAAAATATGACTTTGGAAGTGAAGAAGAAAACAACAAACACTATGGTCAGCCAAATCCACCTGAATATATAATGGCAAATATCCCAAATAATATCCCTCTTTTCTTTGGCTATGGAGGGGCAGATTATCTTTCTGATGTCAATGATGTGAAAACTTTGCTAAATAAATTGCAAGGTCATAATCCAGACAAACTTGTGCTGCAATACAGAGAAGATTATGCACATGCTGACTTTGTTTTTGGTATTAATACTAAACAAGTTGTATATGATCCTCTAATGGCCTTTTTCAAGCTTAATTGA
- the LOC107812908 gene encoding triacylglycerol lipase 2-like isoform X3, which translates to MALMRKLITTSLVVIFFVSSVSAAKNKLQILSDQNDDGICISMVETQGYGCEEHKVTTEDGYILSLQRIPKGISGKAATKPPVLLQHGLLMDGITWLLNPPDQSLAFILADEGYDVWIANTRGTKYSQGHTSLSPQDPEYWEWSWDELVDFDLPATLKYVHDQTGQKLHYVGHSLGTLIALAAISQNKLIDMLRSAALLSPIAYLGQLRSPLAKSASKDFIAEGLYWLGIHEFDPRGDAVVKLLQKICQDPGNNCSDLMTSFTVTRKGTIEKYDFGSEEENNKHYGQPNPPEYIMANIPNNIPLFFGYGGADYLSDVNDVKTLLNKLQGHNPDKLVLQYREDYAHADFVFGINTKQVVYDPLMAFFKLN; encoded by the exons ATGGCTTTAATGAGAAAGCTAATTACTACAAGTTTAGTAGTTATTTtctttgtatcaagtgtttctgCAGCAAAGAATAAATTGCAAATATTGAGTGATCAAAATGATGATGGTATTTGTATATCTATGGTAGAAACTCAAGGCTATGGTTGTGAAGAACATAAG gtgaCAACAGAAGATGGTTATATTCTCAGTTTACAAAGGATTCCTAAGGGAATATCAGGAAAGGCAGCAACTAAGCCACCTGTTCTTCTACAACATGGACTATTGATG GATGGAATTACATGGCTGTTAAATCCTCCAGATCAATCTCTAGCTTTTATTTTAGCAGATGAAGGTTATGATGTTTGGATTGCAAATACAAGAGGAACTAAATATAGCCAAGGGCATACTTCACTTAGTCCTCAAGATCCA GAATATTGGGAATGGTCATGGGATGAATTGGTGGATTTTGATTTACCTGCTACACTAAAATATGTTCATGATCAAACTGGCCAAAAGCTACACTATGTTGGCCATTCTCTG GGGACACTAATTGCATTGGCTGCAATTTCACAAAATAAGTTAATAGACATGTTGAGATCAGCAGCTTTATTAAGTCCTATTGCTTATTTGGGACAGCTGAGATCTCCTCTTGCCAAAAGTGCTTCTAAAGATTTTATAGCTGAA GGTTTGTATTGGTTGGGAATACATGAATTTGATCCAAGAGG AGATGCTGTTGTCAAATTATTGCAAAAAATCTGTCAAGATCCAGGCAACAATTGCAGTGACTTAATGACTTCTTTCACTG TGACAAGAAAAGGGACCATAGAAAAATATGACTTTGGAAGTGAAGAAGAAAACAACAAACACTATGGTCAGCCAAATCCACCTGAATATATAATGGCAAATATCCCAAATAATATCCCTCTTTTCTTTGGCTATGGAGGGGCAGATTATCTTTCTGATGTCAATGATGTGAAAACTTTGCTAAATAAATTGCAAGGTCATAATCCAGACAAACTTGTGCTGCAATACAGAGAAGATTATGCACATGCTGACTTTGTTTTTGGTATTAATACTAAACAAGTTGTATATGATCCTCTAATGGCCTTTTTCAAGCTTAATTGA
- the LOC107812908 gene encoding triacylglycerol lipase 2-like isoform X4, which produces MALMRKLITTSLVVIFFVSSVSAAKNKLQILSDQNDDGICISMVETQGYGCEEHKVTTEDGYILSLQRIPKGISGKAATKPPVLLQHGLLMDGITWLLNPPDQSLAFILADEGYDVWIANTRGTKYSQGHTSLSPQDPEYWEWSWDELVDFDLPATLKYVHDQTGQKLHYVGHSLGLYWLGIHEFDPRGDAVVKLLQKICQDPGNNCSDLMTSFTGPNCCVNSSRTDIFLEHEPQATATKNMIHIAQSNLTRKGTIEKYDFGSEEENNKHYGQPNPPEYIMANIPNNIPLFFGYGGADYLSDVNDVKTLLNKLQGHNPDKLVLQYREDYAHADFVFGINTKQVVYDPLMAFFKLN; this is translated from the exons ATGGCTTTAATGAGAAAGCTAATTACTACAAGTTTAGTAGTTATTTtctttgtatcaagtgtttctgCAGCAAAGAATAAATTGCAAATATTGAGTGATCAAAATGATGATGGTATTTGTATATCTATGGTAGAAACTCAAGGCTATGGTTGTGAAGAACATAAG gtgaCAACAGAAGATGGTTATATTCTCAGTTTACAAAGGATTCCTAAGGGAATATCAGGAAAGGCAGCAACTAAGCCACCTGTTCTTCTACAACATGGACTATTGATG GATGGAATTACATGGCTGTTAAATCCTCCAGATCAATCTCTAGCTTTTATTTTAGCAGATGAAGGTTATGATGTTTGGATTGCAAATACAAGAGGAACTAAATATAGCCAAGGGCATACTTCACTTAGTCCTCAAGATCCA GAATATTGGGAATGGTCATGGGATGAATTGGTGGATTTTGATTTACCTGCTACACTAAAATATGTTCATGATCAAACTGGCCAAAAGCTACACTATGTTGGCCATTCTCTG GGTTTGTATTGGTTGGGAATACATGAATTTGATCCAAGAGG AGATGCTGTTGTCAAATTATTGCAAAAAATCTGTCAAGATCCAGGCAACAATTGCAGTGACTTAATGACTTCTTTCACTG GTCCAAATTGCTGTGTAAACTCTTCAAGAACTGATATTTTTCTTGAGCATGAACCACAGGCAACAGCAACAAAAAACATGATCCACATTGCCCAAAGTAATT TGACAAGAAAAGGGACCATAGAAAAATATGACTTTGGAAGTGAAGAAGAAAACAACAAACACTATGGTCAGCCAAATCCACCTGAATATATAATGGCAAATATCCCAAATAATATCCCTCTTTTCTTTGGCTATGGAGGGGCAGATTATCTTTCTGATGTCAATGATGTGAAAACTTTGCTAAATAAATTGCAAGGTCATAATCCAGACAAACTTGTGCTGCAATACAGAGAAGATTATGCACATGCTGACTTTGTTTTTGGTATTAATACTAAACAAGTTGTATATGATCCTCTAATGGCCTTTTTCAAGCTTAATTGA
- the LOC107812908 gene encoding triacylglycerol lipase 2-like isoform X2 produces the protein MALMRKLITTSLVVIFFVSSVSAAKNKLQILSDQNDDGICISMVETQGYGCEEHKVTTEDGYILSLQRIPKGISGKAATKPPVLLQHGLLMDGITWLLNPPDQSLAFILADEGYDVWIANTRGTKYSQGHTSLSPQDPEYWEWSWDELVDFDLPATLKYVHDQTGQKLHYVGHSLGTLIALAAISQNKLIDMLRSAALLSPIAYLGQLRSPLAKSASKDFIAEGLYWLGIHEFDPRGDAVVKLLQKICQDPGNNCSDLMTSFTGPNCCVNSSRTDIFLEHEPQATATKNMIHIAQMTRKGTIEKYDFGSEEENNKHYGQPNPPEYIMANIPNNIPLFFGYGGADYLSDVNDVKTLLNKLQGHNPDKLVLQYREDYAHADFVFGINTKQVVYDPLMAFFKLN, from the exons ATGGCTTTAATGAGAAAGCTAATTACTACAAGTTTAGTAGTTATTTtctttgtatcaagtgtttctgCAGCAAAGAATAAATTGCAAATATTGAGTGATCAAAATGATGATGGTATTTGTATATCTATGGTAGAAACTCAAGGCTATGGTTGTGAAGAACATAAG gtgaCAACAGAAGATGGTTATATTCTCAGTTTACAAAGGATTCCTAAGGGAATATCAGGAAAGGCAGCAACTAAGCCACCTGTTCTTCTACAACATGGACTATTGATG GATGGAATTACATGGCTGTTAAATCCTCCAGATCAATCTCTAGCTTTTATTTTAGCAGATGAAGGTTATGATGTTTGGATTGCAAATACAAGAGGAACTAAATATAGCCAAGGGCATACTTCACTTAGTCCTCAAGATCCA GAATATTGGGAATGGTCATGGGATGAATTGGTGGATTTTGATTTACCTGCTACACTAAAATATGTTCATGATCAAACTGGCCAAAAGCTACACTATGTTGGCCATTCTCTG GGGACACTAATTGCATTGGCTGCAATTTCACAAAATAAGTTAATAGACATGTTGAGATCAGCAGCTTTATTAAGTCCTATTGCTTATTTGGGACAGCTGAGATCTCCTCTTGCCAAAAGTGCTTCTAAAGATTTTATAGCTGAA GGTTTGTATTGGTTGGGAATACATGAATTTGATCCAAGAGG AGATGCTGTTGTCAAATTATTGCAAAAAATCTGTCAAGATCCAGGCAACAATTGCAGTGACTTAATGACTTCTTTCACTG GTCCAAATTGCTGTGTAAACTCTTCAAGAACTGATATTTTTCTTGAGCATGAACCACAGGCAACAGCAACAAAAAACATGATCCACATTGCCCAAA TGACAAGAAAAGGGACCATAGAAAAATATGACTTTGGAAGTGAAGAAGAAAACAACAAACACTATGGTCAGCCAAATCCACCTGAATATATAATGGCAAATATCCCAAATAATATCCCTCTTTTCTTTGGCTATGGAGGGGCAGATTATCTTTCTGATGTCAATGATGTGAAAACTTTGCTAAATAAATTGCAAGGTCATAATCCAGACAAACTTGTGCTGCAATACAGAGAAGATTATGCACATGCTGACTTTGTTTTTGGTATTAATACTAAACAAGTTGTATATGATCCTCTAATGGCCTTTTTCAAGCTTAATTGA